In one window of Holophagales bacterium DNA:
- a CDS encoding glycosyl transferase family 36 translates to MSEAPSRSVQAANAYGRFTEDGREYVITDPRTPRPWVNVISNARAGLVVSQTGSGFTWVDNSQLAVVTRWEQDLTRDASGRFLYLRDVDTGEVWSLSPAPCLPAYDRFECRHGLGYTTFRTALRGVAADWTLFVDPEATAELWRLTLTNELLTPRRLELVAFVEWNCGVTPSPRREFTKLFLECERDAGANAVFARSHMWEVGSARWGHWNTGFPYVSALACTETVSEAEGDKAAFLGRLGSFAAPAALSGNPWPGFFGRHGDAVGALRVPIELPAGSACELGFVLATAETDEKTRGLLKRFGNVEALDASLAAAKARWTHLLAAHRLETPDATFDAFLNDWVRYQAISARIQGRCGYYQQSGAYGFRDQLQDSQVWLTIDPALCREQIALHAAHQFADGSVYHWWHPLSETGHVTKMTDDLLWLAFVTAAYVRETGDLSILADRTPFLDDPQPAPLVEHVLRAFERVFRRTSPRGLPYIGAGDWNDGLSAVGLEERGESVWLAHFLAGLLGEWAELFTRTGEPARAADFARRREALVAAINEHCWDGEWYWRATLDSGGKIGSRENERGKIYLNAQTWAVLNDVAPPGRAAAAMSAVKEHLVSSAGALLLGPAYDRPVREIGYITRYAAGMRENGGVYTHAATWAISAAGKSKDAGLVETLLAAIDPTRKDPEAYRAEPYVLPGNVDGPDSPLHGRAGWTWYTGSAQWLHRVVCEWVVGVRPELDGMRFDPCLPPSWDGVRMTRPWRGAMLDVTVVRDGTLAAGTVRVEMDGRALYGTLLPPLPAGARAKVKVSYRPA, encoded by the coding sequence ACGCCCAGGCCCTGGGTCAACGTCATCTCCAACGCGCGTGCCGGACTCGTCGTCAGCCAGACGGGCTCCGGCTTCACCTGGGTCGACAACTCCCAGCTCGCCGTGGTGACGCGCTGGGAACAGGACCTGACCCGGGACGCCTCGGGCCGCTTCCTCTACCTGCGCGACGTCGACACGGGCGAGGTCTGGTCGCTTTCGCCCGCGCCGTGCCTCCCTGCCTACGACCGTTTCGAGTGCCGGCACGGGCTCGGCTACACGACGTTCCGCACGGCGCTGCGCGGGGTCGCGGCCGACTGGACGCTCTTCGTCGATCCGGAAGCGACCGCCGAGCTCTGGCGCCTGACGCTGACGAACGAGCTCCTCACGCCGCGGCGGCTCGAGCTCGTCGCTTTCGTCGAGTGGAACTGCGGCGTGACACCGTCGCCGCGGCGGGAGTTCACGAAGCTCTTCCTCGAATGCGAGAGGGACGCCGGCGCGAACGCCGTCTTCGCGCGCTCCCACATGTGGGAAGTCGGCTCCGCGCGCTGGGGCCACTGGAACACCGGCTTCCCGTACGTGAGCGCCCTCGCCTGTACCGAAACCGTCTCGGAGGCCGAGGGGGACAAGGCCGCCTTCCTCGGCCGCCTCGGGAGCTTCGCGGCTCCCGCCGCACTCTCCGGGAACCCGTGGCCCGGCTTCTTCGGACGGCACGGTGACGCGGTCGGAGCGCTGCGGGTCCCGATCGAGCTCCCGGCAGGAAGTGCGTGCGAGCTCGGGTTCGTCCTCGCGACGGCGGAGACCGACGAGAAGACGCGGGGGCTCCTGAAGCGCTTCGGAAACGTGGAAGCTCTCGACGCCTCGCTCGCCGCCGCGAAGGCCCGCTGGACGCATCTCCTGGCCGCGCACCGTCTGGAAACGCCCGACGCGACGTTCGACGCCTTCCTGAACGACTGGGTCCGGTACCAGGCGATCTCGGCGCGCATCCAGGGGCGCTGCGGCTACTACCAGCAGAGCGGCGCCTACGGCTTCCGCGACCAGCTGCAGGACTCGCAGGTCTGGCTGACGATCGACCCGGCGCTCTGCCGCGAGCAGATCGCCCTCCACGCGGCGCACCAGTTCGCCGACGGCTCCGTCTACCACTGGTGGCACCCCCTTTCGGAGACGGGGCACGTCACGAAGATGACCGACGACCTCCTCTGGCTCGCCTTCGTGACGGCGGCCTACGTTCGCGAGACCGGGGACCTCTCGATCCTGGCCGACAGGACGCCCTTTCTCGACGACCCGCAGCCGGCGCCGCTCGTCGAGCACGTCCTGCGCGCCTTCGAGCGCGTCTTCCGCCGGACGAGCCCGCGCGGCCTCCCGTACATCGGGGCGGGCGACTGGAACGACGGGCTCTCGGCCGTCGGCCTCGAGGAGAGAGGGGAGTCGGTCTGGCTCGCCCACTTCCTGGCGGGGCTTCTGGGTGAGTGGGCCGAGCTCTTCACGCGGACCGGCGAGCCGGCGCGCGCCGCCGATTTCGCGCGGCGCCGCGAGGCGCTCGTCGCCGCCATCAACGAGCACTGCTGGGACGGCGAGTGGTACTGGCGCGCGACGCTCGATTCGGGCGGCAAGATAGGGAGCCGCGAGAACGAGCGGGGGAAGATCTACCTCAACGCGCAGACCTGGGCCGTCCTGAACGACGTCGCCCCGCCCGGCCGCGCCGCGGCCGCGATGTCCGCAGTGAAGGAGCACCTCGTCAGCTCCGCCGGGGCGCTCCTGCTCGGACCGGCCTACGACCGACCGGTCCGCGAGATCGGCTACATCACCCGATACGCGGCCGGGATGCGCGAGAACGGCGGTGTCTACACGCACGCGGCGACGTGGGCGATCTCGGCGGCAGGAAAGTCGAAGGACGCCGGGCTCGTCGAGACGCTCCTCGCCGCCATCGACCCGACGCGCAAGGACCCCGAAGCCTACCGGGCCGAGCCGTACGTCCTCCCCGGGAACGTCGACGGCCCGGACTCGCCTCTCCACGGCCGCGCCGGCTGGACCTGGTACACGGGCTCGGCGCAGTGGCTCCACCGCGTCGTCTGCGAGTGGGTGGTCGGCGTGCGGCCCGAGCTGGACGGCATGCGCTTCGACCCGTGCCTCCCGCCGTCGTGGGACGGGGTGCGGATGACCCGCCCGTGGCGCGGCGCGATGCTCGACGTGACCGTCGTCCGCGACGGGACGCTCGCCGCGGGCACCGTCCGCGTCGAGATGGACGGACGCGCGCTCTACGGGACGCTCCTGCCGCCGCTCCCGGCGGGCGCGAGGGCGAAGGTGAAAGTCAGCTACCGCCCGGCCTGA
- a CDS encoding beta-glucosidase, whose translation MPETAAFPDGFLWGAATSAYQIEGSPLADGAGPSNWHRFTRIPGKVRDGDTGDVACDHYRRWAEDVALMKSLGLGAYRFSISWGRVMPEGRGTVNQKGLDFYRRLADALREAGIRPMATLYHWDLPAALDDRGGWTNPDVAGWFADYARACFRSLDGAIDLWTTLNEPWVIADGGYLHGVLAPGHASPWEAPRASKNLLLAHAGAVAAYRTEGKGQIGLVVNLEPKYPASDRPEDLSAVARADAYMNRQYLDPALLGKVPEGLAEIFGEAWDGPTDAELAAMKAPIDYLGINYYTRAVVHDDPRSFPVMEGRALQRNATHTETGWEVYPDGLYDVLTWVRRRYGSIPLYVTENGAAFYDPPVAPEPLLHDPLRVAYLDAHLGAVRRAIADGVDVRGYFAWSLLDNLEWAHGFRKRFGIVHVDFATQKRTPKASARFYAEVIRTNGACLRPGGS comes from the coding sequence ATGCCCGAGACCGCCGCCTTTCCCGATGGCTTCCTCTGGGGAGCCGCCACCTCGGCCTACCAGATCGAAGGCTCGCCCCTGGCCGACGGTGCCGGGCCGAGCAACTGGCACCGCTTCACGCGGATTCCCGGCAAGGTGAGGGACGGCGACACGGGCGACGTCGCGTGCGACCACTACCGCCGCTGGGCCGAGGACGTCGCGCTCATGAAGTCGCTCGGGCTCGGCGCCTATCGCTTCTCGATCTCATGGGGCCGGGTGATGCCCGAAGGCCGCGGCACGGTGAACCAGAAGGGTCTCGACTTCTACCGCCGCCTCGCCGACGCGCTCCGCGAGGCGGGGATCCGCCCGATGGCGACCCTCTACCACTGGGACCTTCCCGCCGCGCTCGACGACCGGGGAGGCTGGACGAACCCCGACGTCGCCGGCTGGTTCGCCGACTACGCCCGCGCCTGCTTCCGATCCCTCGACGGCGCCATCGACCTCTGGACGACCCTCAACGAGCCCTGGGTCATCGCCGACGGCGGGTACCTCCACGGCGTCCTCGCACCGGGCCACGCGAGCCCCTGGGAGGCGCCACGGGCATCGAAGAACCTCCTCCTCGCCCACGCCGGCGCCGTCGCGGCCTACCGCACCGAAGGGAAGGGCCAGATCGGCCTCGTCGTCAACCTCGAGCCGAAGTACCCGGCCTCCGATCGCCCGGAGGACCTCTCCGCCGTCGCCCGCGCCGACGCCTACATGAACCGCCAGTACCTCGATCCCGCGCTCCTCGGAAAGGTCCCCGAGGGCCTCGCCGAGATCTTCGGCGAGGCCTGGGACGGCCCCACCGACGCCGAGCTCGCCGCGATGAAGGCGCCGATCGACTATCTCGGCATCAATTACTACACCCGCGCCGTCGTCCACGACGACCCCCGGAGCTTCCCCGTCATGGAAGGGCGCGCCCTCCAGCGCAACGCCACGCACACCGAGACCGGCTGGGAGGTCTACCCCGACGGGCTCTACGACGTCCTGACCTGGGTGCGCCGGCGGTACGGGAGCATCCCGCTCTACGTCACCGAGAACGGCGCCGCGTTCTACGACCCGCCCGTCGCCCCCGAGCCGCTTCTCCACGACCCCCTCCGCGTCGCCTACCTCGACGCGCACCTCGGCGCCGTCCGCCGGGCGATCGCCGACGGCGTCGACGTGCGGGGCTACTTCGCCTGGTCCCTCCTCGACAACCTCGAGTGGGCCCACGGCTTCCGCAAGCGATTCGGCATCGTCCACGTCGACTTCGCCACGCAGAAGCGGACGCCCAAGGCGAGCGCCCGCTTCTACGCCGAGGTCATCCGGACGAACGGAGCGTGTCTCAGGCCGGGCGGTAGCTGA
- a CDS encoding NAD(P)-dependent oxidoreductase: MSDVSLLGTGLLGTPIALRLASTGLEVTVWNRTVSKAEPLREAGLAVARTAAGALLASPVAILMLADAPAIREVLFAADALAALAGRTVVQMGTIGPDESRAFAAEVAAAGGEWVEAPVLGSIPQADSGTLQVMVGGAAVQLERLGPLLARLGTDVRHVGAVGSAAALKLALNQLIGSLTAAFASSLAYVRAEGLDTETFMEVLRPSALYAPTFDKKLGRMLDAEYANPTFPLRLLRKDIELFIRGARSAGVTPRVAEAVLAVADTALAKGLADGDYAALAEGLVTALPARAPRL; encoded by the coding sequence ATGAGCGACGTCTCCCTCCTCGGCACCGGCCTCCTCGGCACTCCCATCGCCCTCCGCCTCGCGTCGACAGGCCTCGAGGTGACGGTCTGGAACCGGACGGTGTCGAAGGCGGAGCCGCTCAGAGAGGCGGGCCTGGCGGTGGCCCGGACGGCGGCCGGCGCGCTCCTGGCTTCGCCCGTCGCGATCCTGATGCTCGCGGACGCACCGGCGATCCGCGAGGTGCTCTTCGCCGCAGATGCCCTGGCCGCCCTCGCCGGCCGCACCGTCGTCCAGATGGGGACGATCGGCCCGGACGAGAGCCGCGCCTTCGCCGCGGAGGTGGCCGCCGCGGGGGGCGAGTGGGTCGAGGCGCCCGTCCTCGGGAGCATCCCCCAGGCGGATTCCGGGACGCTCCAGGTGATGGTGGGCGGGGCGGCGGTCCAGCTGGAGCGGCTCGGACCGCTCCTGGCGCGCCTCGGCACCGACGTGCGGCACGTGGGGGCCGTGGGGAGCGCGGCGGCGCTGAAGCTCGCGCTGAACCAGCTCATCGGTTCTCTGACGGCCGCGTTCGCCTCCAGCCTCGCGTACGTCCGTGCGGAGGGGCTCGACACGGAGACCTTCATGGAGGTCCTACGGCCGAGCGCTCTCTACGCGCCGACCTTCGACAAGAAGCTCGGGCGAATGCTCGACGCCGAGTACGCGAATCCGACGTTTCCGCTCCGGCTCCTCAGAAAGGACATCGAGCTCTTCATCCGCGGCGCACGGTCGGCGGGCGTGACGCCGCGGGTCGCCGAGGCCGTTCTCGCCGTCGCGGACACGGCGCTCGCGAAGGGGCTCGCGGACGGTGATTACGCGGCCCTGGCCGAAGGGCTCGTCACGGCGCTTCCAGCGCGGGCCCCGCGCCTGTAA
- a CDS encoding UbiA family prenyltransferase: protein MSAAATEGPVAEVPLVVDLDGTLVLTDLLHESAVLAAVRSPAAALRAVPALLRGDRAALKRRLAEAGPVDAGSLPLREELVALLAVEKAKGRRLVLATAADEILARPVAARVGLFDEVLASDGARNLKGEVKRLDLVARYGEKGFDYAADDRADLPVFRSARKAILVGPGVHLRAEVERAGTPVSAVLPGRSAVLRTLLSAMRVRQWVKNALVFVPLVTGHVFEAPALGAAVFAFFALSLLASAVYLLNDLGDLAADRQHHAKRKRPLASGDLSIRTALGLVPLLLAGSLAFALALPAGARVLLAVYLATTTFYTLSLKRKVLVDVFTLAFLYTLRVLLGGAATAVPVSPWLLAFSVFLFLSLAFAKRASELLAMKERGHDAAAGRDWFVWDSLVVHVLGVASAYLSSLVLAIYIHSDVTKRLYAHPGWLWLLVPTLLYWTSRVWVLVGRGEMDEDPIVFAARDRVTWALAVASGAVLLMAARGRFGIPGLME from the coding sequence GTGAGCGCCGCCGCAACGGAAGGGCCTGTCGCCGAGGTGCCGCTCGTCGTCGACCTCGACGGGACCCTCGTCCTCACCGATCTGCTGCACGAATCGGCCGTCCTGGCCGCCGTCCGGTCGCCTGCCGCCGCGCTGCGAGCCGTTCCGGCGCTGCTGCGGGGGGACCGTGCCGCCCTGAAGCGGCGGCTGGCCGAGGCCGGTCCTGTAGACGCCGGCTCCCTTCCGCTCAGGGAGGAGCTCGTCGCTCTGCTGGCCGTGGAGAAGGCCAAGGGGAGACGGCTCGTCCTGGCGACGGCGGCCGACGAAATCCTCGCCCGTCCGGTCGCCGCGCGGGTCGGTCTCTTCGACGAGGTCCTCGCGAGCGACGGAGCACGGAACCTGAAGGGGGAGGTGAAGCGGCTCGATCTCGTCGCCCGCTACGGCGAAAAGGGCTTCGACTACGCCGCAGACGACAGGGCCGACCTGCCGGTTTTCCGAAGCGCCCGCAAGGCGATCCTCGTCGGCCCGGGAGTTCACCTTCGGGCCGAGGTGGAACGCGCTGGCACCCCCGTGTCCGCCGTGCTGCCCGGCCGTTCCGCCGTCCTGCGGACGCTCCTCTCGGCGATGCGCGTCCGCCAGTGGGTGAAAAACGCTCTCGTGTTCGTCCCGCTCGTCACGGGGCACGTCTTCGAGGCCCCGGCCCTGGGGGCGGCCGTCTTCGCGTTCTTCGCGCTCAGTCTCCTCGCCTCGGCCGTCTACCTCCTGAACGACCTCGGAGACCTGGCGGCAGACCGGCAGCACCACGCCAAGAGGAAGCGACCTCTCGCGAGCGGGGACCTCTCCATCCGCACGGCGCTCGGTCTCGTCCCGCTCCTCCTGGCGGGCTCGCTCGCCTTCGCGCTGGCCCTCCCTGCCGGCGCGCGCGTGCTGCTCGCCGTATACCTCGCGACGACGACGTTCTACACCCTGTCCCTGAAACGCAAGGTCCTCGTCGACGTCTTCACCCTGGCTTTCCTCTACACGCTCAGGGTCCTGCTCGGAGGGGCGGCGACCGCGGTCCCCGTGTCGCCGTGGCTCCTCGCGTTCTCGGTCTTCCTGTTCCTCTCCCTCGCCTTCGCCAAGCGCGCTTCCGAGCTGCTCGCGATGAAGGAACGGGGGCACGACGCCGCGGCGGGCCGGGACTGGTTCGTCTGGGACTCTCTCGTCGTGCACGTCCTCGGCGTCGCGAGCGCGTACCTCTCGAGCCTCGTCCTCGCCATCTACATCCACAGCGACGTGACGAAGAGGCTGTACGCCCATCCGGGCTGGCTCTGGCTTCTCGTGCCGACGCTTCTCTACTGGACAAGCCGGGTCTGGGTTCTCGTCGGACGGGGGGAGATGGACGAAGACCCGATCGTCTTCGCCGCCCGCGACCGGGTGACGTGGGCGCTCGCCGTGGCGTCTGGCGCCGTCCTGCTCATGGCGGCGCGCGGACGGTTCGGCATCCCGGGCCTGATGGAGTGA
- a CDS encoding carboxypeptidase regulatory-like domain-containing protein, which translates to MMRLRSIFTLSLCLGLVLFALPAGAQSAATTGAIEGTVTDDSGGVLPGVSVALRNTATNYETTVTTGPNGRFRGLLLPLGPYRISASLSGFAKVVREGINVSVGQSVNVAITMSLAAKVEEILVTAENPVVETTRPEGSTRIDALALKEIPNNGRNFLEFTKLTPGVSIVQGPDGDELTVNGQKGIQNNVSVDGADFNNPFFGEQRGGQRPAFTFNLDAVQEVVVVADGANAEYGRSSSGFVNVVTKSGTNAFAGTVNLFYKDDALASAAKNPDGTSSEKFDSSQVQGGFTLGGPVVKDKVFFFVAVDAQGGDSTKQTDPNRIEQRVVDYFASVGSPDENGAIDRSNDAFVALGKVDWFVSPQHVATLRGTYTNSTQENGTFDVDSWGRSANAIEDNWSKSLTGTLISNFTTVMNEFRFQLAREDRPRPYNGPNIDGQDRPLPDTAFDFGKSYRFGMPFFIPVDYYDTRLQLNDNVTLLKGTHEIKAGVEYNRVNATQVFRGFANGRFIFSSTDGFLNYARNRSYVECSDGSTNANGICPPGTTVTGPVLLFLQQAGVGGLTAEEAGTQSIVQDEPAVFIQDKWQPLPNLTIQAGLRWEAQIQPDPITPADEVFYAGFIGESSQGQEFPSDGTMPSDKSMWQPRLGITWDPTKDGKTVVRANAGIYNARVPGLSFASTRSTNGSRGQSIYRDSSLTGILGAVPAYPNLVPTSAVGTPFRPDIYVTAKDFQNPRTFATSIGVEREFLKDYGFLLKYNYAKTTHLTRFINRNDALLGSPWTSGLNGGPNGVSTLTTVESSAKSEYNGITFGINKRWSHNYQFQINYTLSWDRSDDDNERDPFTFRYAKVTDLGAEWGYSDRDQRHRLNSLFVWKGPGDVNFNFRYAYRSAQPKSITATGADANTPQDRINADGSVTQRNLGRKDNEFSSLDIRLSRPFDLGGFQIEPIVECFNVFNSKNLKKPEVTSLIFNFDGTVQSGLGDARQVQLGLRVIF; encoded by the coding sequence ATGATGCGACTCCGTTCCATCTTTACCCTGTCGCTCTGCCTTGGCCTCGTCCTCTTCGCCCTGCCAGCGGGTGCACAGTCCGCGGCGACGACGGGCGCAATCGAGGGTACCGTCACGGACGATTCCGGAGGAGTCCTTCCCGGAGTCTCCGTGGCCCTCCGGAACACGGCGACGAACTACGAGACGACAGTGACGACGGGTCCGAACGGACGGTTCCGCGGGCTCCTCCTGCCGCTCGGCCCCTACCGGATCTCGGCGAGCCTGTCGGGATTCGCCAAGGTGGTTCGCGAGGGGATCAACGTCTCCGTGGGTCAGTCGGTCAACGTCGCGATCACGATGAGCCTCGCCGCCAAGGTGGAGGAGATCCTCGTCACGGCCGAGAACCCGGTCGTCGAGACGACGCGGCCGGAAGGGTCGACCCGGATCGACGCCCTGGCGCTCAAGGAGATCCCGAACAACGGACGGAACTTCCTCGAGTTCACGAAGCTGACCCCGGGGGTCTCGATCGTCCAGGGGCCCGACGGGGACGAGCTGACCGTCAACGGCCAGAAGGGGATCCAGAACAACGTCTCCGTCGACGGGGCGGACTTCAACAACCCGTTCTTCGGCGAGCAGCGGGGCGGCCAGCGCCCGGCCTTCACGTTCAACCTCGACGCGGTCCAGGAGGTCGTCGTCGTGGCCGACGGCGCGAACGCCGAGTACGGGCGCTCCTCATCGGGCTTCGTGAACGTCGTCACGAAGTCGGGGACGAACGCGTTCGCCGGCACGGTGAACCTCTTCTACAAGGACGACGCGCTCGCGTCGGCCGCCAAGAACCCCGACGGGACCTCGTCCGAGAAGTTCGACTCGAGCCAGGTGCAGGGCGGCTTCACCCTCGGCGGCCCGGTCGTGAAGGACAAGGTGTTCTTCTTCGTGGCGGTCGATGCCCAGGGCGGCGATTCCACGAAGCAGACCGACCCGAACCGGATCGAGCAGAGAGTCGTCGACTACTTCGCGAGCGTCGGGAGCCCCGACGAGAACGGGGCGATCGACCGGTCGAACGACGCGTTCGTCGCGCTCGGAAAGGTGGACTGGTTCGTCTCCCCGCAGCACGTGGCGACCCTGCGCGGGACGTACACGAACTCGACGCAGGAGAACGGGACCTTCGACGTCGACTCCTGGGGCCGGAGCGCGAACGCGATCGAGGACAACTGGTCGAAGTCGCTGACCGGCACCCTGATCTCGAACTTCACGACCGTCATGAACGAGTTCCGGTTCCAGCTGGCCCGGGAGGACCGGCCGAGGCCGTACAACGGGCCGAACATCGACGGCCAGGACCGCCCGCTCCCGGACACGGCGTTCGACTTCGGAAAGAGCTACCGGTTCGGGATGCCGTTCTTCATCCCGGTCGACTACTACGACACGCGCCTCCAGCTCAACGACAACGTGACGCTCCTGAAGGGGACACACGAGATCAAGGCGGGCGTCGAGTACAACCGGGTCAACGCGACGCAGGTCTTCCGCGGCTTCGCAAACGGCCGGTTCATCTTCAGCTCGACGGACGGCTTCCTGAACTACGCGAGGAACCGGAGCTACGTCGAGTGCTCCGACGGCTCCACGAACGCGAACGGGATCTGCCCCCCCGGGACGACGGTCACCGGGCCGGTCCTCCTCTTCCTCCAGCAGGCGGGCGTCGGCGGCCTCACCGCGGAGGAGGCGGGGACGCAGTCGATCGTCCAGGACGAGCCCGCGGTCTTCATCCAGGACAAGTGGCAGCCGCTCCCGAACCTCACGATCCAGGCCGGGCTCCGTTGGGAAGCCCAGATCCAGCCCGACCCGATCACACCCGCGGACGAGGTGTTCTACGCCGGGTTCATCGGCGAGTCGTCACAGGGGCAGGAGTTCCCGTCGGACGGGACCATGCCCTCCGACAAGAGCATGTGGCAGCCCCGGCTCGGCATCACGTGGGACCCGACGAAGGACGGAAAGACCGTCGTCCGGGCGAACGCGGGGATCTACAACGCCCGCGTCCCGGGGCTCTCGTTCGCGTCGACCCGCTCGACGAACGGCAGCCGCGGGCAGAGCATCTACCGCGACAGCTCCCTCACGGGGATCCTCGGCGCGGTGCCGGCCTACCCGAACCTGGTCCCGACGTCGGCGGTCGGCACGCCCTTCCGGCCGGACATCTACGTCACGGCGAAGGACTTCCAGAACCCGAGGACGTTCGCCACGAGCATCGGGGTGGAGCGGGAGTTCCTCAAGGACTACGGGTTCCTCCTGAAGTACAACTACGCGAAGACGACGCACCTGACACGGTTCATCAACCGGAACGACGCGCTCCTCGGCTCTCCCTGGACGTCGGGGCTGAACGGCGGGCCGAACGGGGTCAGCACGCTGACGACGGTCGAGTCGTCGGCGAAGAGCGAGTACAACGGCATCACGTTCGGGATCAACAAGCGCTGGTCGCACAACTACCAGTTCCAGATCAACTACACGCTCTCCTGGGACAGGTCGGACGACGACAACGAGCGTGACCCGTTCACGTTCCGCTACGCGAAGGTGACCGACCTCGGCGCCGAGTGGGGCTACTCCGACCGCGACCAGCGGCACCGGCTGAACTCCCTCTTCGTCTGGAAGGGGCCGGGAGACGTCAACTTCAACTTCCGGTACGCGTACCGGTCGGCGCAGCCGAAATCGATCACCGCGACCGGCGCCGACGCGAACACCCCGCAGGACCGGATCAATGCGGACGGCTCGGTCACGCAGCGAAACCTGGGGCGGAAGGACAACGAGTTCTCGTCCCTCGACATCCGGCTCTCCCGCCCGTTCGACCTCGGCGGATTCCAGATCGAGCCGATCGTCGAGTGCTTCAACGTCTTCAACTCGAAGAACCTGAAGAAGCCCGAGGTGACGAGCCTGATCTTCAACTTCGACGGGACGGTGCAGAGCGGGCTCGGCGACGCCCGCCAGGTGCAGCTCGGCCTCCGCGTCATCTTCTGA
- a CDS encoding 6-carboxytetrahydropterin synthase translates to MTTSATFSSAHRLHNPSRDEEWNRAVFGKCNNPHGHGHTYGLEVTVEGPIDPEKGWVLDFSELKKIVSERIVKKCDCRNLNTDVDFLEGAIPTAEILAIRFWDELAPRVAPGRLVELVLHETERNKVVYRGGA, encoded by the coding sequence ATCACCACCAGCGCGACCTTCAGCTCGGCGCACCGGCTCCACAACCCCTCGCGCGACGAGGAGTGGAACCGGGCCGTCTTCGGGAAGTGCAACAACCCCCACGGGCACGGGCACACGTACGGCCTCGAGGTCACCGTCGAGGGGCCGATCGACCCGGAGAAGGGGTGGGTCCTCGACTTCTCCGAGCTCAAGAAGATCGTCAGCGAGCGGATCGTGAAGAAGTGCGACTGCCGGAACCTGAATACCGACGTCGACTTCCTCGAGGGAGCGATCCCGACGGCGGAGATCCTCGCGATCCGCTTCTGGGACGAGCTCGCCCCACGGGTCGCGCCCGGGCGTCTCGTGGAGCTCGTTCTCCACGAGACGGAGCGCAACAAGGTCGTCTACCGGGGCGGGGCGTGA
- the surE gene encoding 5'/3'-nucleotidase SurE produces the protein MRALVSNDDGIHSPGIEALERAAKAAGFETYVVAPDREQSATSHALTLHRPLRVVKTAERSWVVDGTPTDCVNLGICSILREVRPDFLFSGINQGPNLGDDVTYSGTVAAAFEGTLQGVPSIAFSLDYRRDQADTPPDFTHAESIAEEVIRLALSRPMSPEILWNVNIPAGRPAGIRATRMGRRRYGESVVEKIDPRGRPYFWIGGAHIDTHEDGSDLTTVAGGFVSVTPLHLDLTAYKALEDLADRLSGSRANGANGR, from the coding sequence ATGCGCGCGCTCGTCTCGAACGACGACGGGATCCACAGCCCGGGAATCGAGGCGCTGGAACGGGCCGCGAAGGCCGCGGGCTTCGAGACGTACGTCGTCGCTCCCGACCGCGAGCAGAGCGCCACGTCCCACGCGCTGACGCTCCACCGGCCGCTCCGGGTCGTGAAGACGGCGGAGCGTTCGTGGGTCGTCGACGGGACTCCGACCGACTGCGTGAACCTCGGCATCTGCAGCATCCTGCGCGAGGTGCGTCCCGATTTCCTCTTCTCGGGCATCAACCAGGGGCCGAACCTCGGGGACGACGTGACCTACTCCGGCACGGTCGCGGCCGCCTTCGAGGGGACGCTCCAGGGAGTTCCGTCCATCGCTTTCTCCCTCGACTACCGCCGGGACCAGGCCGACACCCCGCCCGATTTCACGCACGCCGAGTCGATCGCGGAAGAGGTCATCCGCCTCGCGCTCTCGCGCCCGATGAGCCCGGAGATCCTCTGGAACGTGAACATACCGGCCGGCAGGCCCGCCGGAATCCGCGCGACGCGGATGGGGCGCCGCCGCTACGGCGAGAGCGTCGTGGAGAAGATCGACCCGCGCGGCCGTCCCTACTTCTGGATCGGCGGTGCGCACATCGACACGCACGAGGACGGGAGCGACCTGACGACCGTCGCGGGCGGCTTCGTCTCCGTCACGCCGCTCCACCTCGACCTGACGGCGTACAAGGCGCTCGAGGACCTGGCCGACCGCCTGAGCGGGAGCCGCGCCAACGGCGCGAACGGACGCTAA
- a CDS encoding protein-L-isoaspartate(D-aspartate) O-methyltransferase, protein MVARIVAAGLVSDPRVIEALGVVPRHLFVPKSLAAEAYGDHALPIGAGQTITQAANVGRAAELAAIRPGARVLEVGTGSGYQAAVLARLAGQVFSLERIPELAAEARRVLASLGVRNVSVKVFDGTYGWREHAPYDAIVVAAAAPEVPAPLVSQLSATGRLVVPVGAASRQRLLVVKKLPSGRTRTEDAGDVAYVPLVGKFGWARPPAEERR, encoded by the coding sequence ATGGTCGCCCGGATCGTCGCGGCGGGCCTCGTCTCCGACCCCCGGGTCATCGAAGCGCTCGGCGTCGTTCCCCGGCACCTGTTCGTCCCGAAATCGCTCGCGGCGGAGGCCTACGGCGACCACGCCCTGCCGATCGGCGCCGGGCAGACCATCACCCAGGCGGCCAACGTCGGACGGGCGGCCGAGCTCGCCGCGATCCGGCCGGGAGCGCGCGTCCTCGAGGTGGGGACCGGGTCGGGGTACCAGGCAGCCGTGCTGGCGCGTCTCGCAGGGCAGGTCTTTTCCCTGGAACGGATCCCGGAGCTGGCCGCCGAAGCCCGGCGGGTCCTGGCGTCGCTCGGAGTGCGGAACGTCTCGGTCAAGGTGTTCGACGGAACCTACGGCTGGCGGGAGCACGCTCCTTACGACGCCATCGTCGTCGCCGCCGCCGCACCGGAAGTCCCGGCTCCCCTCGTCTCGCAGCTCTCGGCGACGGGCCGTCTCGTCGTGCCGGTCGGCGCTGCGAGCCGCCAGCGCCTTCTCGTCGTGAAGAAGCTCCCGAGCGGCCGGACCCGAACGGAGGACGCCGGAGACGTCGCCTACGTTCCCCTCGTCGGGAAGTTCGGTTGGGCCAGGCCCCCGGCCGAGGAGCGGAGGTGA